A single genomic interval of Streptomyces sp. BA2 harbors:
- a CDS encoding FAD-dependent monooxygenase: MRGGRVAIVGGSIAGCAAALAAYRGGADEITVYERAAGRLADRGVGLAVHNSRYAELDSAGYLDADMPWVQLVRRRWYVRDGSAAGPLGHEIGAMSFPFRTYNWGPLWRELRGRVPDSVVFRSGVTVDEVRRGDATAEGTEGSEGAEVVTADGTERVDLVVGADGYRSVVRTAAFATVRPTYSGYLAWRGAFPADRLPDPELWAEEDCAYVVFSGGHVIVYRIPDGVGGHRVNWVLYTAPPPDLDLGLGLDLKLTAPTSLPPGGLTEALASHLTYVCDELLPPFWGDLVRTTTPDELFLQPMYDFTAPRYTAGRLLLMGDAATVARPHTGAGAVKALQDATVLESAFATATTWADALDTYDTDRTVAGGAMVDLGRRLGRALVEETPPWRSMDQTALETWWKQADGGGAFGGRELRR; this comes from the coding sequence TCGCCGGATGCGCCGCCGCACTCGCCGCGTACCGCGGTGGCGCCGATGAGATCACGGTGTACGAGCGGGCCGCGGGCCGCCTTGCGGACCGCGGCGTCGGGCTCGCGGTGCACAACTCCCGTTACGCGGAGCTGGATTCCGCCGGGTATCTGGACGCGGACATGCCGTGGGTGCAGCTGGTGCGGCGCCGCTGGTACGTGCGGGACGGGTCGGCCGCGGGGCCGCTCGGGCACGAGATCGGGGCGATGTCGTTCCCCTTCCGTACGTACAACTGGGGCCCTCTGTGGCGTGAGTTGCGCGGCCGGGTGCCCGATTCCGTGGTCTTCCGCTCGGGCGTCACGGTGGACGAGGTGCGGCGCGGCGACGCGACCGCAGAGGGTACGGAGGGCTCGGAGGGCGCCGAGGTGGTCACCGCCGACGGCACCGAGCGTGTCGACCTCGTGGTCGGCGCCGACGGCTACCGCTCCGTGGTCCGTACGGCGGCGTTCGCCACCGTACGTCCCACGTACTCCGGTTACCTCGCCTGGCGCGGCGCCTTCCCGGCCGACCGGCTGCCGGACCCGGAGCTGTGGGCGGAGGAGGACTGCGCCTACGTCGTCTTCTCCGGGGGCCACGTCATCGTCTACCGCATCCCCGACGGAGTCGGCGGCCACCGCGTCAACTGGGTCCTTTACACGGCACCGCCGCCCGACCTCGACCTGGGGCTCGGCCTCGACCTGAAGCTCACCGCCCCCACCAGCCTGCCGCCCGGCGGGCTCACGGAGGCCCTCGCCTCTCACCTCACGTACGTGTGCGACGAGTTGCTGCCACCCTTCTGGGGCGACCTCGTCCGTACGACCACCCCTGACGAGCTCTTCCTCCAGCCGATGTACGACTTCACCGCGCCCCGCTACACCGCGGGCCGTCTGCTCCTGATGGGCGACGCCGCCACCGTCGCGCGGCCGCACACCGGGGCGGGGGCGGTCAAGGCGCTGCAGGACGCGACGGTTCTGGAGTCCGCCTTCGCCACGGCCACGACCTGGGCGGACGCCCTCGACACGTACGACACCGACCGCACCGTCGCCGGCGGCGCGATGGTCGATCTCGGGCGGCGCCTCGGCCGCGCGCTCGTCGAGGAGACGCCGCCGTGGCGGTCGATGGACCAGACGGCCCTTGAGACGTGGTGGAAGCAGGCCGACGGGGGCGGGGCGTTCGGGGGCCGCGAGCTGAGGCGGTAG